The sequence TAACTTTAGTTGTTTAGGACGGTTTTGATGTAAATCAATAAATAATAATATCAAAACTTTGGTATGAAAATTGAGATTAATATAAACGGTTTTTGATAAAACAAATTTAGGAGATAAAAATGAAATCCTTAACTGCATCAGCATCACTGACCAATCCTTTGGTCTTATCATTTCCCAAAGAATTCCAAAAAGGAATTTGGAAATCGATTGATAAGCGTTACGCTGCTATTTTGACGGCCACATTCATTCTGTGTTCTGTGCTGCTTATTCAGCGAATCACGCAGACAATCCCGTTAAAAGCTTCAGTCGATATTATGCACTACATCAAAAAAAATCCGAAGATCATCGGATTAACTTATGAAGATATGGAAAGGATAGACGTTACCAAAACCATTGAAACAACTAAAATCGATGTCAACGTAAAAACGCATGAACAGCTCAAAAAGCTGGATGTTCAAGATCGTAAAACAGCCTATCAAAACATGATTAAACAGAAAGTCGCTGAACGCATGCAGCGATTGGACGAACAAATGAAAAATTACCTCAAAAAATTTGAAACCGACGGCAATAATAAATTTGGTTTTCTTACTAACAATAATTCCAATCAACAAGACGTCAATAACTTGATCATTGCAGTTTCCAACGATAACTCCATCAAGTCGTCGTTAATTAATGGAAACATTCAACTGCTTACTTCAACTTCTAATGTCATTGACGATCCAAACTTTAAGACTGACCCTAATAATTTGGCTCGTGTCGAATTTAAAAATACATCGAATGAATTGGTCAAGTTCTCATCTTCAACGATTGAGCGCAAAAATGCGATTGCAACAGTGTCGGCGTCTGATATTAGTCTTGCGATCGCCAATTATGAAACAGCCGTACAACTTACCTATCAACGCTTTCTTAAAAATGATCCGAATTTAAAAGGCAAAGTCGGCGTCCGTATTGTATTCGATTCAACAGGTAAAGTAACCACTGTTACCGTTATTGAAAATACGACGGGAAATAGCGATTTCGCACAGGCTCTTATCGGAAAAATCAAAACTTGGCAATTTCCAAAAT is a genomic window of bacterium containing:
- a CDS encoding AgmX/PglI C-terminal domain-containing protein, translating into MKSLTASASLTNPLVLSFPKEFQKGIWKSIDKRYAAILTATFILCSVLLIQRITQTIPLKASVDIMHYIKKNPKIIGLTYEDMERIDVTKTIETTKIDVNVKTHEQLKKLDVQDRKTAYQNMIKQKVAERMQRLDEQMKNYLKKFETDGNNKFGFLTNNNSNQQDVNNLIIAVSNDNSIKSSLINGNIQLLTSTSNVIDDPNFKTDPNNLARVEFKNTSNELVKFSSSTIERKNAIATVSASDISLAIANYETAVQLTYQRFLKNDPNLKGKVGVRIVFDSTGKVTTVTVIENTTGNSDFAQALIGKIKTWQFPKYTRKAGLITINQSFVFGK